The following coding sequences are from one Marinilabiliales bacterium window:
- a CDS encoding DUF4438 domain-containing protein has protein sequence MTAPGLNAQQRGLTPVEYNSDQLVKMAVMGQIGEARMNYPPYRIGADGSLRVIPGTGSITYNFRTGDTAIDLAGDHVEPAVTLVHPSGRASGESRGLNVLSCIGNEVRVISGEARGATGYVIGKHGGSEHVMVDFADDAVFDRLLLGDRMHIYAYGVGMELTNIEGVKAMNVSPRLIEALTEAGMGITSGGKLHIGVALTVPAKIMGSGLGQNHSYSGDYDIQMFDEQVVEKYNLNSLRFGDIVAIIDADASYGRIFRTGAITIGVVTHSGSIIAGHGPGVTTLFTSSTGNIEPVIDPDANLKNLLFK, from the coding sequence ATGACTGCTCCCGGACTGAATGCTCAGCAACGGGGACTTACACCAGTCGAATACAACAGCGATCAGCTTGTGAAGATGGCTGTAATGGGCCAGATAGGAGAGGCCAGGATGAACTACCCGCCATACAGGATTGGCGCAGACGGATCACTCCGGGTTATACCCGGTACCGGAAGCATCACTTACAATTTCCGAACCGGCGACACGGCGATCGACCTGGCAGGCGACCATGTTGAACCGGCGGTAACACTGGTACACCCCAGCGGCAGGGCAAGCGGGGAAAGCAGGGGCCTCAACGTGTTATCCTGCATCGGCAACGAGGTAAGGGTGATCTCTGGCGAAGCACGGGGAGCCACCGGTTACGTGATCGGCAAACATGGCGGCTCGGAACATGTGATGGTCGATTTTGCCGATGATGCAGTGTTTGACAGGCTGCTTCTGGGCGACAGGATGCATATATATGCATATGGCGTTGGAATGGAGCTTACAAACATTGAAGGGGTAAAAGCAATGAATGTCAGTCCCCGGCTCATCGAGGCGCTCACCGAGGCAGGGATGGGCATTACATCCGGAGGTAAGCTTCACATAGGGGTGGCGCTGACCGTTCCTGCAAAGATAATGGGCAGCGGACTCGGACAGAACCACTCCTACAGCGGCGACTACGATATCCAGATGTTCGATGAGCAGGTTGTCGAAAAATACAACCTGAACAGTCTCAGGTTTGGCGATATCGTAGCCATTATCGATGCCGATGCCAGCTACGGCCGCATCTTCAGAACAGGCGCAATCACCATCGGGGTGGTAACCCACAGCGGCAGCATTATAGCCGGTCACGGCCCGGGTGTCACCACTCTCTTCACATCGTCCACGGGCAATATTGAGCCAGTAATTGACCCTGATGCCAACCTGAAGAACCTGCTGTTCAAATGA
- a CDS encoding RNA methyltransferase produces MFVIEGIREIRLAMNAGYQFHTLFYCPSVAGNGAGVSLPGEMIPGETITEKTRSGCSGRFEETADIVDTLTGQARIIETSAPVFSRLAYRGASGGLLAVARQKKLLVEELVPGDDPLVLVAESVEKPGNLGAMLRTADAAGVDAVLVCDSATDIYNPNVVRSSLGTLFTVPVACCTSAEAIGWLKARNIRIFTTALNASVPYHQARFAGPCAIVAGAEATGVSPAWEENSDANIIIPMYGKVDSINVSAAVSIVIYEALRQRGFKAKGKI; encoded by the coding sequence CTGTTCGTTATTGAGGGGATACGCGAGATAAGGCTTGCCATGAACGCCGGTTACCAGTTTCATACACTTTTTTATTGTCCCTCTGTTGCAGGGAACGGGGCCGGGGTTTCCCTACCGGGGGAAATGATTCCGGGAGAAACAATCACGGAAAAAACCCGTTCAGGTTGCTCCGGCCGGTTTGAAGAAACTGCCGACATTGTTGATACGCTGACCGGCCAGGCCCGGATCATTGAAACTTCTGCACCTGTTTTTTCACGGCTTGCATACCGCGGGGCCAGCGGGGGATTGCTGGCCGTTGCAAGGCAGAAAAAGCTGTTGGTTGAAGAATTGGTTCCCGGTGACGATCCGCTGGTGCTGGTTGCCGAGTCGGTCGAGAAACCCGGCAACCTGGGTGCAATGCTTCGCACGGCCGATGCTGCAGGTGTTGACGCGGTGCTGGTATGCGACAGCGCAACCGATATCTACAATCCAAATGTGGTAAGATCCAGCCTCGGCACACTATTTACCGTGCCGGTTGCCTGTTGTACATCGGCAGAGGCCATCGGGTGGCTTAAGGCCAGAAATATCAGGATTTTTACAACTGCACTCAACGCATCGGTGCCTTATCACCAGGCCCGGTTTGCAGGACCCTGTGCAATTGTTGCCGGCGCCGAGGCCACCGGGGTTTCCCCTGCCTGGGAAGAAAACTCAGATGCCAATATCATCATACCCATGTACGGGAAGGTCGATTCAATAAATGTTTCGGCAGCAGTCTCAATTGTTATCTACGAAGCTCTCAGGCAGCGGGGCTTCAAGGCTAAGGGAAAAATCTAA
- a CDS encoding DUF2147 domain-containing protein — protein sequence MKQLTAVFCFMFLASASLKAQADRIIGFWLNDDGKAQIEIYKVDGNKYNGRIVWLSEPFEDDGSVKVDKENPDRSLRNQPIKGLEILKGFTYNTSKQEWEQGRIYDPDNGRTYDCYMSLDGHNTLKIRGFVLGMRWLGRSTEWTRERSLRE from the coding sequence ATGAAACAATTGACAGCGGTTTTCTGCTTCATGTTCCTTGCCTCTGCCTCCCTGAAGGCTCAGGCCGACCGGATTATTGGTTTCTGGCTCAATGATGACGGCAAGGCACAGATAGAGATATACAAGGTTGACGGCAACAAATATAACGGAAGGATAGTTTGGCTCAGCGAGCCGTTCGAGGATGACGGATCAGTCAAGGTTGACAAGGAGAACCCTGACCGCTCTCTGAGGAACCAGCCCATCAAGGGACTTGAGATCCTTAAGGGGTTCACATACAATACATCCAAGCAGGAGTGGGAGCAAGGGAGGATATACGATCCTGATAATGGCAGGACCTATGATTGCTACATGTCGCTTGACGGACATAACACGCTGAAGATAAGAGGCTTTGTTCTTGGCATGCGCTGGCTCGGCCGCTCTACTGAATGGACCAGGGAGCGCAGTCTCAGGGAATAA
- the lepA gene encoding elongation factor 4, whose product MQNTRNFCIIAHIDHGKSTLADRLLEMTQTVSARDAREQVLDSMDLERERGITIKSHAIQMDYQQEGIMYKLNLIDTPGHVDFSYEVSRSIASCEGALLIVDASQGIQAQTISNLYLALEHDLEIIPVMNKMDLDAANPDEVRDQIIDLLGCSADDIIEASGKTGQGIARILAAIIEKIPAPTGDPDAPLQALIFDSVFNPFRGIIAYFRIINGRVRTSDKVKFFATGKEYDADEIGVLKLTQHPRKELSAGDVGYIISGIKTSREVKVGDTITHVERPCSSAIEGFENVKPMVFAGIYPIDPDEYEELRGSIEKLQLNDASLTFEPESSVALGFGFRCGFLGLLHLEIVQERLDREFDIGVISTVPNVSYRAYTKKNEVIEVHNPFDMPGPNELDHIEEPYISAQIISKSEYVGSVMNLCIGKRGILKGQHYLTSDRVELSFEMPLGEIVFDFYDKLKSISRGYASFDYYQSGYKPSNLVRLDILLNGESVDALSSLSHRDNAYDFGKKMCTKLKELIPRQQFDIAIQAAIGAKIISRETVKALRKDVTAKCYGGDITRKRKLLEKQKKGKKRMRQVGNVEVPQQAFLAVLKLDS is encoded by the coding sequence GTGCAAAATACCAGGAATTTTTGTATAATAGCTCATATAGACCATGGCAAGAGCACCCTGGCCGACAGGCTGCTGGAGATGACCCAGACCGTGTCTGCAAGAGATGCCCGGGAGCAGGTGCTTGATAGCATGGATCTGGAACGTGAAAGGGGTATCACGATCAAGTCGCATGCGATTCAGATGGACTATCAGCAGGAGGGCATCATGTACAAGCTAAATCTTATTGACACTCCGGGGCATGTAGACTTTTCCTATGAGGTTTCACGATCCATTGCCTCTTGTGAGGGGGCATTGCTTATAGTCGACGCGTCCCAGGGCATACAGGCCCAGACAATATCCAATCTTTACCTGGCGCTGGAGCATGACCTGGAGATAATACCGGTAATGAACAAGATGGATCTGGATGCAGCCAACCCCGATGAGGTAAGGGACCAGATTATCGACCTGCTTGGATGCAGCGCTGACGACATAATTGAAGCAAGCGGAAAGACAGGCCAGGGGATTGCCAGGATACTTGCAGCAATTATTGAAAAGATACCTGCTCCCACAGGCGATCCCGATGCACCGCTGCAGGCCCTGATCTTTGATTCTGTCTTCAATCCCTTCAGGGGAATCATTGCCTATTTTCGCATTATCAATGGCAGGGTGCGCACAAGCGACAAGGTTAAGTTTTTCGCAACCGGCAAGGAATACGATGCCGATGAGATAGGAGTGCTGAAACTGACCCAGCATCCGAGGAAAGAACTGAGCGCCGGCGACGTAGGATACATAATATCAGGAATAAAGACATCGCGCGAGGTTAAGGTAGGTGATACCATAACACATGTTGAGAGGCCATGCAGCTCAGCAATAGAGGGTTTTGAGAATGTCAAGCCAATGGTATTTGCAGGAATATATCCCATTGACCCCGATGAATACGAGGAGCTGCGAGGCTCTATAGAGAAGCTGCAGCTCAATGATGCTTCCCTTACGTTTGAGCCGGAATCATCGGTTGCTCTGGGGTTCGGGTTCAGGTGCGGGTTCCTCGGGCTGCTTCACCTTGAAATAGTACAGGAGAGGCTGGACCGGGAGTTCGACATAGGAGTGATATCAACTGTGCCGAACGTATCATACAGGGCCTATACAAAGAAGAACGAGGTCATTGAGGTGCACAATCCCTTTGACATGCCCGGGCCCAACGAGCTTGACCATATCGAAGAGCCTTATATTTCTGCACAGATCATCTCAAAGTCAGAGTACGTGGGTTCGGTAATGAACCTCTGCATTGGCAAAAGGGGGATATTGAAGGGGCAGCACTACCTTACCAGCGACAGGGTAGAGCTTTCCTTCGAGATGCCGCTGGGTGAGATAGTGTTCGATTTCTATGACAAACTTAAGAGCATATCGAGGGGATATGCATCATTTGACTATTACCAGTCCGGTTACAAGCCCTCAAACCTTGTAAGGCTCGATATACTCCTTAACGGTGAGTCGGTCGATGCCCTTTCAAGCCTTTCGCACAGGGACAATGCCTATGATTTCGGCAAGAAGATGTGCACCAAGCTCAAGGAGCTGATCCCTCGCCAGCAGTTCGACATAGCCATCCAGGCTGCCATCGGTGCCAAGATAATTTCGCGTGAAACGGTAAAGGCCCTGCGCAAGGATGTGACCGCCAAGTGTTACGGCGGCGACATTACCCGTAAGCGGAAGCTGCTTGAGAAGCAGAAGAAGGGCAAAAAGAGGATGAGGCAGGTAGGCAATGTCGAGGTGCCCCAGCAGGCCTTCCTCGCTGTGCTGAAGCTTGATTCCTGA
- a CDS encoding DUF4412 domain-containing protein — MIKILFINAVLLLISLQLQAGWVIVEQTRYAGSDEPLESRLYIQDNMVKSVDDEQIFIFDLERWQLTYVSPRHQGYWTGSPAGYLRFVKEFTIEMLEDEISRADRYERPVLEALYDDLVMDLEAGEDAVELVGELPVEIVMTDQVAMVAGYRSNRYLVYYDGTMAEEVWLTPDIKMKDEYDFERFRLFIDEMSWGGMFADYRSSEAYIHLMKSGFPMRTVEEDQEGLPVVTEVVSVENRPLELSEFIPPKGYRPMKLVELAAGIEW, encoded by the coding sequence ATGATAAAGATCTTATTCATTAATGCCGTTTTACTGTTAATATCGCTGCAATTGCAGGCCGGATGGGTTATCGTTGAGCAAACCCGGTATGCAGGCAGTGACGAGCCTCTTGAAAGCCGGCTCTACATCCAGGATAACATGGTGAAGAGTGTTGATGACGAGCAGATCTTTATATTCGATCTGGAACGCTGGCAGCTGACGTATGTGAGTCCCCGCCACCAGGGTTACTGGACAGGGTCCCCTGCCGGGTACCTCAGGTTTGTAAAGGAGTTTACCATTGAAATGCTCGAAGATGAGATCAGTAGGGCCGACAGGTACGAGAGGCCCGTGCTGGAGGCACTGTATGACGACCTGGTGATGGACCTGGAAGCAGGAGAGGATGCAGTTGAGCTGGTAGGCGAACTGCCTGTCGAGATTGTAATGACAGACCAGGTGGCGATGGTTGCGGGATACCGGTCAAACAGGTACCTGGTCTATTATGACGGAACGATGGCTGAGGAGGTATGGCTCACCCCCGATATAAAGATGAAGGATGAATACGATTTTGAAAGGTTCCGTCTGTTTATCGATGAGATGTCATGGGGTGGAATGTTTGCCGATTACAGGTCGTCTGAAGCCTACATCCACCTGATGAAATCAGGGTTCCCCATGCGGACTGTAGAGGAGGACCAGGAGGGGCTGCCTGTCGTAACGGAGGTGGTGAGTGTTGAAAACAGGCCGCTGGAGTTGTCAGAGTTTATTCCGCCGAAAGGCTACCGTCCCATGAAACTTGTTGAACTCGCTGCAGGAATTGAATGGTAG
- a CDS encoding DUF4837 family protein — MEKKNKKVLFLLSMTAAIVILASCRGDRSPLLPNVTGRAGEVVVVMNAPLWEAEPGRTLGKTLESEHPGLIQYEPMFNVVRIGHAAFSNIFKTHRNIVIVNVSSQATDTRMNIRKNVWARPQTILEITSTDAASLNSFLENQRERILEEFVTAERERIVEYHRTMERISIRERLQEKFNISMVVPAGYNIVLDTADFIWIRHDPRRLTQDIIQGIFVYQFDYTDPETFTPDFLVGARNRFLRRYIEGPSAGSWMSTEALIPPDFDEFMDNGRYFAMLRGLWRVENDFMGGPFVSYITLDEPRNKVIVAEAFVYVPGDRKRNLLRQVEAIISTLEVRDQKQDDDIAGVQ, encoded by the coding sequence ATGGAAAAGAAGAATAAAAAGGTTTTATTTCTTTTAAGTATGACGGCAGCCATTGTAATCCTTGCATCATGCAGGGGTGACAGGAGTCCGTTACTCCCCAATGTCACAGGACGTGCCGGAGAGGTTGTCGTTGTTATGAATGCACCGCTATGGGAAGCCGAACCCGGAAGGACGCTGGGAAAAACCCTCGAATCGGAACATCCCGGACTAATTCAGTATGAACCCATGTTCAACGTGGTCAGAATCGGTCATGCTGCTTTTTCAAACATCTTTAAAACTCACCGTAACATAGTTATTGTGAATGTTTCATCGCAGGCAACGGACACCAGGATGAACATCAGGAAGAATGTCTGGGCCAGGCCCCAGACAATCCTGGAAATAACTTCAACAGATGCCGCTTCACTAAACTCATTCCTGGAAAACCAGAGGGAGAGAATACTTGAAGAGTTTGTAACAGCCGAGAGGGAGAGAATTGTCGAATACCACAGGACCATGGAGAGGATCTCAATCAGGGAAAGATTGCAGGAAAAATTCAATATTTCCATGGTTGTCCCGGCCGGTTACAACATAGTTCTCGACACCGCCGATTTTATCTGGATACGTCATGATCCGCGCAGGCTGACCCAGGATATTATACAGGGGATTTTTGTTTACCAGTTTGACTATACCGATCCGGAAACATTCACTCCCGATTTTCTGGTTGGGGCCAGGAACAGGTTCCTCAGGAGATACATTGAAGGACCTTCTGCCGGGTCATGGATGTCGACCGAAGCGCTTATACCACCCGATTTTGATGAATTCATGGACAACGGCCGGTATTTCGCAATGCTTAGAGGACTATGGAGGGTGGAGAACGATTTTATGGGCGGCCCATTTGTCAGCTACATAACACTAGATGAACCCAGGAACAAGGTTATAGTTGCTGAGGCCTTCGTTTATGTGCCGGGCGACAGGAAACGCAACCTGCTTCGCCAGGTGGAAGCTATCATCAGCACCCTGGAAGTCAGGGACCAAAAACAGGATGATGACATTGCCGGAGTTCAGTAA
- a CDS encoding twin-arginine translocase TatA/TatE family subunit produces MTDLFILGAMVGPWQIVLIVIIILLLFGGKKIPDLMRGLGEGIKEFKNATKEKDEDTEDDKPIEEKK; encoded by the coding sequence ATGACTGATCTATTTATTTTGGGAGCTATGGTTGGCCCGTGGCAGATCGTACTCATCGTGATTATTATTCTCCTCCTTTTCGGGGGAAAGAAGATACCCGATCTGATGAGGGGGCTTGGTGAGGGCATTAAGGAGTTCAAGAATGCCACCAAAGAGAAGGATGAAGACACAGAGGACGACAAGCCCATAGAGGAAAAGAAATAA
- the rseP gene encoding RIP metalloprotease RseP, translating into MEILVKAAQFFLALSILIILHELGHFLFARLFNTRVEKFYLFFNPWFTLFKVKRGETEFGLGWLPLGGYVKISGMIDESMDKDQLRRDPQPWEFRSKPTWQRLLIMLGGVMVNFVLALVIYASMLYAWGEKYLPAENLTWGIHADSLARDMGLKHGDVIISLDNKPVDQYFQIVPAIVLDNVRTIQVERDGEIAEVAVPGDLVPKLLAGTPFFDIRIPFIVREFSDNSPARDAGIKQGDRITGLNGEHLPFFLEFREQLIANRGNDVVVTVERDGMPLEIPLTVTEEGLMGVMPEGELARFFDLKTTEYTFIEAIPAGISKGLATFSSYLKQLRLIFSPETGAYRSLGGFITIGSIFPGVWDWQAFWSMTAFLSIVLAIMNVLPIPALDGGHVMFLLYEMVSGRKPSEKFMEYAQLTGMLILLSLILYANGNDIVRLFR; encoded by the coding sequence ATGGAAATACTTGTAAAGGCGGCACAGTTTTTTCTGGCCCTTTCGATACTGATCATACTCCATGAGCTGGGACATTTCCTGTTTGCCCGCCTCTTTAATACAAGGGTTGAAAAGTTTTACCTCTTTTTTAATCCCTGGTTCACACTCTTCAAAGTGAAAAGAGGAGAGACCGAGTTCGGACTTGGCTGGCTGCCCCTTGGCGGCTATGTTAAGATATCCGGAATGATCGATGAGTCGATGGATAAGGATCAATTAAGACGTGATCCGCAGCCATGGGAATTCAGGTCCAAGCCCACCTGGCAAAGGCTTCTCATAATGCTTGGTGGTGTGATGGTAAATTTTGTCCTTGCGCTTGTGATTTATGCTTCAATGCTTTATGCCTGGGGAGAAAAATATTTGCCTGCAGAGAACCTTACCTGGGGCATACATGCAGATTCACTGGCCAGGGATATGGGGCTTAAACACGGTGATGTAATTATTTCACTCGACAATAAGCCGGTTGATCAGTATTTTCAGATCGTTCCGGCCATAGTGCTTGACAACGTGCGAACAATCCAGGTTGAGCGTGACGGTGAGATTGCCGAAGTGGCAGTTCCCGGTGACCTGGTACCAAAACTGCTTGCTGGGACCCCGTTTTTTGATATCAGGATACCTTTTATTGTCAGGGAATTTTCCGACAACTCACCTGCGCGTGACGCCGGAATAAAACAGGGTGACCGCATAACAGGCCTGAACGGTGAACACCTTCCTTTTTTCCTTGAATTCAGGGAACAACTTATCGCCAACCGCGGTAATGATGTGGTTGTGACCGTTGAAAGAGACGGTATGCCTCTCGAGATACCCCTTACCGTAACCGAAGAGGGTCTTATGGGGGTTATGCCTGAGGGTGAGCTTGCCAGGTTTTTTGACCTGAAAACAACTGAATACACATTTATTGAAGCCATTCCGGCCGGTATCAGCAAAGGCCTTGCGACTTTCAGCAGTTACCTGAAACAGCTCAGGCTTATATTCTCTCCCGAGACCGGCGCCTACAGGTCGCTCGGAGGTTTTATAACTATCGGCAGTATTTTCCCGGGGGTATGGGACTGGCAGGCTTTCTGGAGCATGACCGCATTTCTTTCGATCGTGCTTGCCATAATGAACGTGCTTCCCATACCTGCGCTTGACGGCGGACATGTAATGTTTCTGCTCTACGAGATGGTCTCCGGGCGGAAACCCAGTGAAAAGTTCATGGAATATGCCCAGCTGACAGGTATGCTTATACTGTTATCGCTTATTTTATACGCCAACGGCAACGATATTGTGCGGCTGTTCAGGTAA
- a CDS encoding 1-deoxy-D-xylulose-5-phosphate reductoisomerase: MKKRIAILGSTGSIGTQALEVIQKHSDVFEVEVLTAYNNVQLLIEQAVIFQPNAVVIGNADKYAILAGALQNHPIKVYAGTDALEQIVALETIDIVLAAMVGFSGLIPTLNAIGAGKPVALANKETLVVAGELITLLSMERKVPVIPVDSEHSAIFQCLAGESGPIEKVILTASGGPFRGKTRGYLENVTRKEALRHPNWSMGAKITIDSATLMNKGLEVIEARWLFGLQPGQIEVVIHPQSILHSMVQFIDGSIKAQMGLPDMKLPILYALSYPDRIKSDFPRFSFADYPELSFETPDMNSFPNLFLAYQAMNTGGTMPCVLNAANEIAVEAFLNDRIGFYGISSIIEKTMGKITHVKSPGLDDYRDADREARSFAESLI; this comes from the coding sequence ATGAAGAAAAGAATTGCCATACTTGGTTCAACAGGTTCAATCGGGACGCAGGCTCTCGAAGTCATTCAGAAACACAGTGACGTGTTTGAGGTTGAGGTGCTGACCGCCTACAATAACGTACAGTTACTGATTGAACAGGCGGTAATATTCCAGCCAAATGCTGTTGTAATAGGCAATGCTGATAAATATGCCATTCTGGCCGGGGCATTGCAGAATCATCCGATAAAGGTCTATGCAGGCACCGATGCACTGGAACAGATCGTCGCTCTGGAGACGATCGACATCGTATTGGCTGCCATGGTCGGGTTTTCGGGACTTATTCCTACACTGAACGCGATCGGTGCCGGCAAACCGGTTGCCCTTGCCAACAAGGAGACACTTGTGGTTGCCGGAGAACTGATCACGCTACTTTCTATGGAGCGAAAGGTTCCCGTGATTCCGGTCGACTCAGAGCATTCGGCAATTTTCCAGTGCCTGGCCGGAGAATCCGGACCTATTGAGAAGGTGATCCTTACAGCATCAGGCGGACCGTTCAGGGGAAAGACAAGGGGCTATCTTGAAAATGTTACCAGGAAAGAAGCATTGCGTCATCCTAACTGGTCAATGGGCGCTAAAATAACCATTGACTCTGCTACGTTAATGAATAAGGGACTGGAGGTAATCGAGGCCAGGTGGCTTTTCGGATTGCAACCCGGCCAGATAGAGGTTGTAATTCATCCGCAGTCAATACTGCATTCGATGGTTCAGTTTATTGATGGATCGATCAAGGCACAGATGGGCCTTCCCGACATGAAGCTGCCAATACTCTATGCTTTATCATATCCTGACAGAATAAAGTCGGATTTTCCCCGTTTCAGCTTTGCCGATTATCCTGAACTGAGTTTCGAAACACCTGACATGAACAGCTTCCCAAATCTGTTTCTTGCCTACCAGGCAATGAATACAGGCGGGACAATGCCCTGCGTATTAAATGCAGCGAATGAGATTGCTGTCGAGGCTTTTCTTAATGACAGGATAGGGTTTTATGGTATATCATCAATTATTGAGAAAACGATGGGGAAGATTACCCATGTAAAATCTCCCGGTCTGGATGATTACAGGGATGCTGACAGGGAAGCAAGGTCTTTCGCTGAAAGTCTTATATGA
- a CDS encoding M23 family metallopeptidase, producing the protein MAKEKKKGFFKRLRHKYRLIIFNDNTYEEVISIKLTKLNLLSLVGGSAIILIALVTVLIAFTPIREFIPGYPDGTMRRELIMNAIKLDSLENELRIREQFVENIRDIISGREPRTFEYTPDTAMRVDDIHFTRSEYDSILRTQIEGSEQFSLEVTNDMILAGNPPAAHFLPPTTGLIINRFNPQISHYGVDLVTEINQPVLAVMDGTVTFANWTVETGYVIQVQHDNNYLSLYKHNAELLKRVGEQVSAGEAIAIVGNSGELTTGPHLHFELWQNGSPLNPEHYILF; encoded by the coding sequence ATGGCGAAGGAGAAGAAAAAAGGTTTTTTTAAACGTCTCAGGCATAAGTACCGGTTAATCATATTCAATGATAATACCTATGAGGAGGTAATCTCAATAAAGCTGACCAAGCTGAACCTCCTGTCGCTTGTTGGCGGATCGGCCATTATACTGATAGCGCTTGTTACCGTTCTGATAGCTTTTACCCCGATAAGGGAGTTCATCCCGGGCTATCCTGACGGCACTATGCGCCGGGAGCTTATCATGAATGCAATAAAGCTTGATTCCCTGGAGAATGAGCTCAGGATAAGGGAGCAGTTTGTTGAGAACATCAGGGATATAATCTCGGGACGTGAACCCCGTACTTTCGAATATACACCCGATACTGCCATGAGGGTTGATGACATACATTTTACCCGGTCAGAATACGACTCCATATTACGGACCCAGATTGAAGGATCAGAGCAATTCAGCCTTGAGGTGACAAATGACATGATACTGGCAGGGAACCCCCCGGCAGCACACTTTCTGCCTCCTACAACAGGCCTGATCATAAACAGGTTCAACCCCCAGATCAGTCATTACGGTGTCGACCTGGTTACAGAGATCAATCAGCCGGTACTTGCTGTTATGGATGGTACGGTGACTTTCGCAAACTGGACGGTAGAAACAGGTTATGTGATCCAGGTACAGCATGACAACAACTATCTCTCTCTATACAAGCATAATGCGGAGTTACTTAAACGGGTCGGGGAGCAGGTAAGTGCCGGCGAGGCAATAGCTATTGTAGGCAATTCGGGTGAACTCACTACCGGGCCGCATCTTCATTTTGAGTTGTGGCAGAACGGTTCACCCCTTAATCCCGAACATTATATCCTGTTTTAA
- a CDS encoding HIT family protein — protein MATIFSKIVKGEIPSHKIAEDDDYLAFLDINPLARGHVLVIPKQETDYIFDMENDLLGGMMIFSKKVARAIEKVVPCKRIGLAVLGLEVPHAHIHLIPINRLDDINFGRPKLKFSSSELADIAASIRKAME, from the coding sequence ATGGCTACCATTTTCAGCAAAATAGTAAAAGGGGAGATCCCTTCACACAAGATAGCTGAGGATGACGACTACCTCGCTTTTCTTGATATAAACCCCCTTGCCAGGGGACATGTTCTTGTTATACCGAAGCAGGAGACAGATTATATATTTGACATGGAGAATGATCTCCTTGGCGGAATGATGATTTTTTCAAAGAAGGTGGCAAGGGCGATTGAAAAGGTTGTGCCCTGCAAGCGGATCGGCCTTGCGGTGCTTGGCCTTGAGGTTCCTCATGCACATATACACCTTATACCTATTAACAGGCTTGATGATATTAACTTTGGCCGCCCGAAGCTGAAGTTCAGCAGCAGCGAACTTGCAGACATTGCGGCGAGTATCAGGAAAGCCATGGAATAA
- the greA gene encoding transcription elongation factor GreA, translating to MNKVSYLTEEGMKKLKAELEHLRGVERPAISRQIAEARDKGDLSENAEYEAAKEAQAMLELKISRLEDSLANSRILDESLIDISTVQILNKVKIRNKASKAVMEYVIVSETEADIKAGKISVNTPIAKGLLGRTVGEEVEVTVPSGIINLEILEISR from the coding sequence ATGAATAAAGTCTCTTATCTTACTGAAGAAGGAATGAAGAAGCTTAAGGCAGAGCTTGAGCATCTAAGGGGTGTGGAACGCCCTGCAATTTCGCGGCAGATAGCCGAAGCACGGGATAAAGGCGATCTTTCTGAGAATGCAGAATATGAAGCCGCCAAGGAGGCGCAGGCAATGCTTGAGTTAAAGATCAGCAGGCTGGAAGATTCCCTTGCCAATTCAAGAATTCTTGATGAATCGCTGATTGATATCAGCACGGTGCAGATACTGAACAAGGTAAAGATCAGGAATAAGGCCAGCAAAGCAGTTATGGAATATGTAATTGTATCGGAAACCGAGGCCGATATAAAAGCCGGTAAGATATCCGTCAACACTCCGATAGCCAAGGGGCTTCTTGGACGAACTGTTGGTGAGGAGGTGGAAGTCACAGTCCCTTCCGGGATAATCAATCTTGAAATTCTTGAGATCTCTCGATAA